The following is a genomic window from Parabacteroides johnsonii DSM 18315.
GATAAGTGCAATCTTCATACTTATATATTTAACTTTCAATTTTTAACTTTCAACTTTCAACTGATAACGTGCTGCAAATATAAAGAATAATGCTTAGATTTGGGACATAAATCTTAACTCTGAAAAAAGATGGAACGTTTATTACATTATGTTTGGAAATACAAACTTTATACGGCTACCCCATTGGCAACCACAGATGGACGCTCTGTTCAGGTAATCGATCCCGGAATGCAGAATACGGATGCAGGTCCCGATTTCTTCAATGCGAAGATCAAAATAGACGGAACACTATGGGCAGGAAGTGTCGAAGTTCATGATAAATCTTCCGACTGGCTGCTCCATCATCATGATACGGATAAAGCATACGACAGCGTAATTCTCCATATTACAGGCTTTAATGATTTCCAGCCTATCCGAACGAACGGGAATCCGATCCCACAAATGCTCCTAACCGTTCCGGAAAATGTCCGCCGTAGCATAAACTGGTTGCTTTACCGGGAAACGGTTCTTCCATGCCTCGATCATATAGCCGGGATCGCCCCTCTACATATAGCCTGCTGGATGGAGGCTTTGCTGAGTGAGCGACTGGAAAGGAAAACACATGACATTTTCTTCCTTTTGGATACATATCAGGCAGACTGGAACGAGGTCTTTTATATTACTTTAACTCGAAACTTCGGCTTTGGTGTGAATAATGATGCTTTTGAAAGGCTGGCAAAGAGCTTGCCGCTCCGTTGCATCCAAAAACAACGGAGCAGCCATTCGCAGATAGAAGCGATGCTTTTCGGACAAGCAGGGATGTTAGCGGAGGAGAACGACGACCATTACTACCGCCTGTTGCAACGGGAATACGATTTTCTACGCCATAAGTTCAGCCTTTCGCCGATGGAAGATTTCGTGTTTAAGAACCTACGGACACGACCGGTCAACTTCCCGTATCTGAAAGTGGCACAGTTAGCTGCTCTCTGGGTGCAGCACGACACCTTGTTCTCAGCCATTCTTGAAGCCGGGAGCACCGGAGAGATCAAAAAGTATTTCAGGATTCCTCCATCCGTTTATTGGGAGACACATTATCATTTCCGATACGCTTCTCCCCGGAAAGAAAAGACCATAGGTGAAAACGCCCTGAACATTCTGCTGATAAACACGGTCGTTCCGATGCTTTTTGCCTACGGCCTACATAACAAACAACCTGAATATTGTGAACGTGCCGCCCGCCTTTTAGAAAGTATTCCCCCGGAAAAGAACACCATCGTCTCCACCTTCTGCAACGCCGGTATCGCCGTCCGCCATGCAGGTGACAGCCAGGCTTTGATCCAATTAAAACGTGAATATTGTGAAAAGAAGAAATGTTTGTATTGCAGGATCGGGTTCAGGATGTTGAAAACGACAATCGGACAAAAGCCCATTTAAATGCAAAGATTGATTAATGGCAGGATATCCTACTAATTTTCACCGGATTTTTCCCTATTTTTGCGCGTGTTTGTCAAATGTATTTGAAATAGACATAAATGGATAATAAATATATATGTAATTCATTCCGCCTGTTGTATGGAATGCTGTTGTTGACTGTCATCTATTCGTGCGCCAATATCGGCAGTCCGAACGGAGGACCCTATGATGAGACGCCTCCCAAATTCGTAAGCAGTACACCGATCCCGAACCAAATTAATTATACAGGCAAAAAGATCGAAATCCTCTTTGACGAGTTGATCCAGATCGAGAAACCTTCGGAGAACGTGATTATCACTCCGCCTCAAATGGAGCTACCGGTTATCCGCTCTGCCGGGAAGAAGGCGGTAATCGAACTGAAAGACACGTTGAAACCCAACACAACCTATACGATCGACTTCACCAATTCCATCTCCGACAATAATGAGAAAAACGTGTTCGAGAATTTCTCTTTTGCTTTTTCAACCGGAGACATAATCGACACACTCGAAGTTTCAGGAGTCTTGCTGAATGCCGAGAACCTCGAACCAATGCCAGGCATTACGATCGGTCTGCACAACAACCTGGAAGATTCCGCATTCGTGAAACTTCCGTTCGTCCGTACTTCCCGAACAAATGACAAAGGGCAGTTCACGATCCGTAATATCGCTCCCGGAACCTATCATATTTTCGCTTTGAACGATGTGAACCGCGACTATAAATTCGACCAGCCGGGCGAGGATATCGCTTTCTTGGATTCTGTCATCGTCCCTTCCTTCGAACTGACGACCCGGCAGGATACGACCTGGAAAGACAGCCTAACGATCGATACGATCCGGACGATCGGTTATACCCGGTTCTTCCCGGACAACATCGAGCTCCGCCTGTTCAAGGAAAAGTTCGAACGCCAGTATATGGTGAAGCCTGAACGCCCGGACGAAAAATACTTTACGCTGCGTTTCAACACGAAGCTGGACACCGTCCCGGTACCTCTCCCCATCAATTTTATTCCGGAAGACAGTTCTTGGTATTTTGTGCAGCAGACAGAAGGCGGTACAGCCGTCAACTACTGGCTTGTCGATTCGACCGTCTGGAAACAGGACACCCTGCAGGTCCAGGTCTCCTATCCGAAAAGTGACTCCCTGAATATCCTGCGTCCGCAAACCGACACGGTCCAGCTGGTATTACGTCGCCGTCCGGCAGAAAAGAAAAAGAAAAAAAAGAAAGACGAACCCGATCCGATCGTATTCTTAGGCATGCAGGTAGACGCTCCCGGTTCGATGGACCTGTTCGATACGATATCCGTAACCTTCAACGAACCGGTATTGGATATCAACAAAGATATGTTCTTCCTCGACCAGAAGATCGATACCATTTGGAATACGGTCGATTTCGACTTCTTCCCCGATTCGACTAACAGC
Proteins encoded in this region:
- a CDS encoding Ig-like domain-containing protein, with translation MDNKYICNSFRLLYGMLLLTVIYSCANIGSPNGGPYDETPPKFVSSTPIPNQINYTGKKIEILFDELIQIEKPSENVIITPPQMELPVIRSAGKKAVIELKDTLKPNTTYTIDFTNSISDNNEKNVFENFSFAFSTGDIIDTLEVSGVLLNAENLEPMPGITIGLHNNLEDSAFVKLPFVRTSRTNDKGQFTIRNIAPGTYHIFALNDVNRDYKFDQPGEDIAFLDSVIVPSFELTTRQDTTWKDSLTIDTIRTIGYTRFFPDNIELRLFKEKFERQYMVKPERPDEKYFTLRFNTKLDTVPVPLPINFIPEDSSWYFVQQTEGGTAVNYWLVDSTVWKQDTLQVQVSYPKSDSLNILRPQTDTVQLVLRRRPAEKKKKKKKDEPDPIVFLGMQVDAPGSMDLFDTISVTFNEPVLDINKDMFFLDQKIDTIWNTVDFDFFPDSTNSLNYFIRRPWKYGEEYRIEVDSAAIHSLYGKWNDFFTGEFKIKKEDEYGHLYLNINGVDTTAFVELLSTGDAPVRKAKVKDGGVLFMDLKPDKYYARIVIDTNDNGVWDTGNYAEKRQPEEVYYSPKMYEIMQNWQVEETWNVNSTPLAKQKPLEITKNKPKEATKKKRNYKDESQQSSSRNNSSGNMGMPF
- a CDS encoding DUF2851 family protein, which codes for MERLLHYVWKYKLYTATPLATTDGRSVQVIDPGMQNTDAGPDFFNAKIKIDGTLWAGSVEVHDKSSDWLLHHHDTDKAYDSVILHITGFNDFQPIRTNGNPIPQMLLTVPENVRRSINWLLYRETVLPCLDHIAGIAPLHIACWMEALLSERLERKTHDIFFLLDTYQADWNEVFYITLTRNFGFGVNNDAFERLAKSLPLRCIQKQRSSHSQIEAMLFGQAGMLAEENDDHYYRLLQREYDFLRHKFSLSPMEDFVFKNLRTRPVNFPYLKVAQLAALWVQHDTLFSAILEAGSTGEIKKYFRIPPSVYWETHYHFRYASPRKEKTIGENALNILLINTVVPMLFAYGLHNKQPEYCERAARLLESIPPEKNTIVSTFCNAGIAVRHAGDSQALIQLKREYCEKKKCLYCRIGFRMLKTTIGQKPI